From the genome of Niabella agricola, one region includes:
- a CDS encoding SDR family NAD(P)-dependent oxidoreductase: MLLQDKNAVIYGAGGSLGGTIARAFAKEGAHVFVTGHREAPLQALATAITRSGGKATIAVVDGLEEPAIRAHLLRVVETAGTVDISINLIGLEDTQDLPLTEMDLEDFLKPIHRAMRSHFLTATAAARIMQQQHSGVILSLTATPGGIGYPLTGGFGPACSAIEGFSRNLASELGIYGIRVVNIRSAGSPDSKVFRDFMAVHPALSDKVLGNMRNDTMLKELPLMQDIADTAVFLCSGNASRITGTTIDLTVGTTSALNYHVQQPVAGSNRAKGGSSFFNPKYQ; this comes from the coding sequence ATGTTGCTACAAGATAAAAATGCCGTGATTTATGGTGCCGGCGGCTCTCTTGGCGGAACCATTGCCCGGGCCTTTGCAAAAGAAGGCGCGCATGTATTTGTAACCGGCCACCGGGAGGCGCCGCTGCAGGCGCTGGCTACGGCCATCACCCGCTCGGGGGGAAAAGCGACCATAGCCGTGGTGGATGGCCTCGAGGAACCGGCCATACGGGCGCACCTGCTCCGGGTTGTGGAAACGGCCGGCACAGTAGATATCTCGATAAACCTCATCGGGCTTGAGGATACCCAGGATCTCCCGTTAACCGAAATGGACCTGGAAGACTTTCTAAAACCCATACACCGGGCAATGCGCTCCCATTTTCTGACCGCAACAGCTGCCGCCCGCATCATGCAGCAACAACATTCGGGGGTTATCCTTTCGCTTACGGCAACACCCGGCGGCATTGGATACCCGTTAACTGGCGGTTTTGGTCCCGCCTGCTCGGCCATCGAGGGCTTTTCAAGAAACCTGGCATCAGAGCTGGGTATCTATGGGATCCGTGTGGTCAATATCCGCTCGGCCGGCTCCCCCGATTCCAAAGTGTTCCGTGATTTTATGGCGGTGCATCCCGCTTTGTCAGACAAGGTATTGGGCAATATGCGTAACGACACCATGCTAAAAGAATTGCCCCTCATGCAGGACATCGCCGATACGGCTGTATTTCTTTGCTCCGGCAATGCATCCCGGATCACCGGCACTACCATCGATCTTACCGTAGGCACCACCAGCGCCTTAAATTACCACGTTCAACAACCGGTTGCCGGCAGCAACCGGGCGAAGGGCGGAAGCTCCTTCTTTAACCCCAAATACCAGTAG
- a CDS encoding efflux RND transporter periplasmic adaptor subunit, with protein sequence MLKSIPILPIFLAACIFFSCNSKPGPAAEEKEATETEVHAEDGVSMTADQIKSIGLQLGSIENKELSQTVKAMGMLTVPNENKAFVTPLSGGVLCTLNVRPGAFVKKGQVLATLVNPDLIPLQQQLQQLNAQIQLAELEVTRQQELYKGNAAPLKNYQRAQTELKTLRSQRSGIEQQLSTLGAGRSFSATLAIRAPISGTVSKVMAQIGSNVTISAPIAEVVNNSLIHLDLNVYEKDLPLISVGQVIHFTLTNNPGKEYDASVFSIGTAFEGDTKSVPVHASVTGDKTGLIDGMGVTANISLNTRTAPAVPDAALVNYQGKDYIFIVAADPSIHRADEHAAHEEGHAAETHFTMIPVARGVSDVGYTQITPLASIPPGAKVAVKGAFFLLAKITNTEGHAH encoded by the coding sequence ATGTTGAAATCAATTCCTATACTACCGATATTCCTTGCTGCCTGCATCTTCTTTTCCTGTAACAGCAAACCCGGGCCCGCTGCTGAAGAAAAAGAAGCCACCGAAACGGAAGTCCATGCGGAGGATGGGGTATCCATGACCGCAGACCAGATCAAATCCATCGGGCTGCAGCTGGGTTCCATCGAAAACAAAGAATTGTCCCAAACCGTAAAGGCAATGGGAATGCTTACCGTGCCCAATGAAAACAAGGCCTTTGTAACCCCCTTGTCAGGCGGAGTGCTGTGTACCCTCAACGTACGTCCCGGGGCATTTGTAAAAAAGGGCCAGGTGCTGGCCACCCTCGTAAACCCAGACCTCATCCCCCTGCAGCAGCAGCTCCAGCAGCTCAATGCGCAGATCCAGCTGGCCGAGCTGGAGGTAACCCGCCAACAGGAGCTGTACAAGGGCAACGCGGCGCCCCTTAAGAACTACCAGCGCGCCCAAACAGAGTTAAAAACCCTGCGCAGCCAGCGCTCGGGCATTGAGCAGCAGCTTAGCACCCTGGGAGCAGGCCGTTCTTTTTCCGCCACACTGGCCATACGCGCTCCCATCAGCGGCACGGTGAGCAAAGTAATGGCGCAAATCGGCAGCAATGTAACCATCAGCGCCCCCATCGCGGAGGTGGTGAATAATTCCCTTATCCACCTCGATCTGAATGTATATGAAAAAGACCTGCCTCTGATCAGTGTGGGCCAGGTCATTCATTTTACGCTCACCAACAACCCCGGTAAGGAATACGATGCCAGCGTATTTTCGATCGGAACAGCCTTTGAAGGAGATACCAAATCGGTGCCCGTGCATGCCTCGGTTACCGGTGATAAAACCGGGCTGATTGATGGAATGGGCGTAACGGCAAATATCAGTCTCAATACCCGCACGGCACCGGCTGTGCCGGATGCCGCGCTGGTCAATTACCAGGGAAAGGACTATATTTTTATTGTAGCTGCAGATCCATCCATACATAGAGCCGACGAACATGCGGCACATGAAGAAGGGCACGCAGCGGAAACACATTTCACCATGATCCCGGTGGCCCGGGGCGTATCAGATGTAGGCTATACCCAAATTACCCCGTTGGCCAGTATACCCCCGGGTGCAAAGGTAGCCGTAAAGGGGGCGTTCTTCCTGCTGGCAAAAATAACCAATACGGAAGGGCATGCACATTAG
- a CDS encoding TolC family protein has translation MNRILYPFILYLGLLCTGAIPAAAQRITIEEALHTAGANLEYEVNKAELKKANALTKTAKGLTNTGIFAENEDLQPGNAKGVLKIGVSQGLEWPGVYKARQQYFKEQARYYEMNTAAITVQLKKDVRKAYYQLWYLENRHQLYRRLDSMYSGLLQAATLRYQKGEAAGIEKIAAEQRLKELQAQEKEVQHEMRIQQQQLMLLLNTEQLLLPVDAPLQKLLPAAGENGQLHPLLALEQQTVNIAASNIRVQKNAVKPELSGRFFSQALYGMKNPYSGFSVSLGIPIFGAGANRQKIVAAQAEMEARQKNLEWQAQKMEHQQQQALAETAQADALLQYYENSGLNQSEEIIQAATIGYKGGEISFMELTQYLNQATDMQKNYLDALNRYNQAVIQYLYFTHQ, from the coding sequence ATGAACCGGATCTTATATCCATTTATACTTTATTTAGGCCTGCTTTGCACCGGTGCCATCCCCGCTGCCGCGCAGCGCATTACCATTGAGGAAGCGCTGCATACAGCCGGCGCCAACCTCGAATACGAAGTCAACAAAGCGGAACTAAAAAAAGCCAATGCACTTACAAAAACGGCCAAAGGGCTGACCAATACCGGCATCTTCGCAGAAAATGAAGACCTGCAACCCGGCAATGCCAAGGGCGTTTTAAAGATCGGTGTGAGCCAGGGCCTGGAATGGCCCGGTGTTTACAAAGCCCGGCAGCAATATTTTAAAGAACAGGCGCGGTATTATGAAATGAATACCGCCGCTATTACGGTACAATTAAAAAAAGATGTCCGGAAAGCTTATTACCAGCTTTGGTACCTGGAAAACCGCCACCAGTTGTATCGCCGGCTGGATAGTATGTACAGCGGGTTGTTGCAAGCAGCCACACTGCGGTATCAGAAAGGAGAAGCCGCCGGTATTGAAAAGATTGCTGCCGAACAGCGGCTGAAGGAGCTGCAGGCACAGGAAAAAGAGGTGCAGCACGAAATGCGCATCCAGCAACAACAGCTCATGCTGCTGCTGAATACGGAACAGCTCCTGTTACCCGTGGATGCACCTTTGCAGAAATTGCTGCCTGCCGCCGGGGAAAACGGGCAACTCCATCCGTTACTGGCGCTTGAGCAGCAAACGGTAAACATCGCCGCTTCCAATATCCGTGTTCAAAAAAATGCGGTAAAACCTGAGCTCTCGGGACGCTTCTTTTCACAGGCCCTGTATGGAATGAAAAATCCTTATTCGGGATTTTCGGTTTCCCTGGGTATTCCCATTTTTGGTGCAGGCGCCAACAGGCAAAAAATCGTCGCCGCGCAGGCGGAAATGGAGGCCCGGCAAAAAAATCTGGAATGGCAGGCTCAGAAAATGGAACATCAGCAACAGCAGGCTCTTGCAGAAACCGCACAGGCCGATGCCCTTTTGCAGTATTATGAAAACAGCGGCCTCAACCAGTCTGAAGAAATCATCCAGGCGGCTACCATCGGCTACAAGGGCGGCGAGATCAGTTTTATGGAACTCACGCAATACCTGAACCAGGCCACCGATATGCAAAAGAATTACCTGGACGCCTTGAACCGGTACAACCAGGCCGTGATCCAGTACTTATATTTTACTCATCAATAA
- a CDS encoding efflux RND transporter permease subunit — protein MLEKIIRFSIQNKLVIAVLTLGLITWGIWSAGKLPIDALPDITNNQVQIITQSPTLAAQEVEQFVTSPIERVMANLPNVVEMRSFSRFGLSVITIVFKDNVDIYFARQLIGEKLKDAEKQIPPGMGSPGIAPVTTGLGEIYQYVLHPKKGSEQNYTPMDLRTLQDWIVARQLAGIEGVAEISGFGGITKQYEVSLNPDRLQAMNVTIPEVVMALEKNNQNTGGAYIDKKPNAYFIRGIGMARDFRDIENMVVKTASNGIPVLVRDVATVRFGSPPRYGALTYNGEKEVVGGIVLMLKGANSNEVVKRVKERMLSIQKSLPADVEVEPFLDRSALVNRAIGTVEKNLIEGALIVIFVLLLFLGNLRAGLIVASAIPLSLLFALGMMNLFGVSANLMSLGAIDFGLIVDGAVIIVEATLHHLYGKKRMQRFTQQQMDTEVYQAASKIRSSAAFGEIIILIVYLPILTLVGIEGKMFRPMAQTVSFAILGALLLSLTYIPMMCALFLSKKGTQKETLSDRMIQRLQRYYRPVLQKALRVKKSVVALALALFAGGLFLFTRMGGEFIPNLEEGDYAIEFGLPQGTSLAQTIETAFQAEKILRSFPEVKMVVGKTGSADVATDPMPMNASDLIVVMKDKREWTTTKDYSEMAELMKTKLETIPGVIAEPSQPIQMRFNELMTGIKQDVAVKIFGEHLDTLLEQAQKVTRAISKIKGVSAPQIERIAGLPQITIEYDRARIASYGLNIAAINEVVTTAFAGTAAGVIFENERKFDLVVRVDSAYRNSLESVAALFVPTPAGHQVPLSELAAVRFKEGPAQITREDAKRRIVIGFNVRNRDVESVVEEIQQLLKQPRFRLPTGYYTTFGGTFQNLKEASARLQIAVPVALLLICALLYFTFHSVKQALLIFTAIPLSAIGGIGALALRGMPFSISAGVGFIALFGVAVLNGIVLVGTFNQLKAEGVQNIYQRVINGAMARLRPVLMTAAVASLGFLPMALSQGAGAEVQRPLATVVIGGLISATLLTLIVLPCLYLLFNGRETTSSAAPVGAAPSVNPEN, from the coding sequence GTGTTAGAAAAAATTATACGTTTCAGCATACAGAACAAATTGGTTATTGCGGTGCTTACCCTGGGATTGATAACCTGGGGCATCTGGAGTGCCGGCAAGCTGCCGATCGATGCACTACCGGACATTACCAATAACCAGGTGCAGATCATTACACAGTCGCCCACCCTGGCGGCCCAGGAAGTAGAGCAATTTGTAACCAGTCCCATTGAACGGGTGATGGCCAACCTGCCCAACGTAGTGGAAATGCGTTCCTTTTCCCGTTTCGGGTTGAGCGTAATCACCATCGTGTTTAAAGACAATGTAGACATCTATTTTGCCCGGCAGCTGATCGGCGAAAAACTCAAGGACGCCGAAAAGCAGATTCCCCCGGGCATGGGAAGTCCGGGTATTGCGCCGGTTACCACCGGCTTGGGGGAAATTTATCAATACGTGCTGCACCCAAAAAAAGGCAGCGAACAAAATTATACCCCCATGGACCTGCGTACACTCCAGGATTGGATCGTGGCGCGCCAGCTGGCCGGCATTGAAGGGGTTGCCGAAATCAGCGGCTTCGGAGGTATTACCAAGCAATATGAAGTAAGCCTGAACCCCGACCGGTTGCAGGCCATGAACGTGACCATACCGGAGGTTGTAATGGCCCTGGAGAAAAACAACCAGAATACCGGCGGCGCCTATATCGATAAAAAGCCCAATGCCTATTTTATCAGGGGTATCGGCATGGCCAGGGATTTCAGGGATATCGAAAATATGGTGGTCAAAACGGCCTCCAACGGAATCCCGGTACTGGTGCGGGATGTAGCCACGGTGCGGTTTGGGTCTCCCCCGCGATACGGTGCTCTCACCTATAACGGGGAGAAAGAAGTGGTGGGTGGTATTGTGCTGATGCTGAAAGGCGCCAACAGCAATGAAGTAGTGAAACGGGTAAAAGAACGGATGCTGTCGATCCAGAAATCCTTACCCGCTGACGTGGAAGTAGAACCCTTCCTCGATCGCAGCGCCCTGGTAAACCGGGCCATCGGCACCGTGGAAAAGAACCTGATCGAAGGCGCGCTGATCGTGATCTTTGTATTGTTGCTTTTCCTGGGGAACCTGCGCGCCGGGCTGATTGTAGCCTCGGCCATCCCCCTCTCTCTTTTATTTGCGCTGGGCATGATGAACCTGTTTGGCGTAAGTGCCAACCTGATGAGCCTGGGAGCCATCGACTTCGGGCTCATCGTAGACGGCGCCGTCATCATCGTGGAAGCCACCCTGCATCATCTTTACGGAAAAAAACGGATGCAGCGGTTTACGCAGCAGCAGATGGATACCGAGGTATACCAGGCGGCCTCCAAGATCCGGAGCAGTGCGGCTTTTGGAGAGATCATCATTCTCATCGTATACCTGCCCATCCTGACCCTGGTGGGCATCGAGGGCAAGATGTTCCGGCCCATGGCGCAAACCGTAAGCTTTGCGATCCTGGGAGCCCTGTTACTTTCACTCACCTATATCCCCATGATGTGTGCACTGTTCCTTTCAAAAAAAGGTACGCAAAAAGAAACCCTTTCCGACCGCATGATACAACGGTTACAGCGGTACTATCGCCCGGTACTGCAAAAAGCACTTCGTGTTAAGAAAAGCGTGGTTGCCCTTGCCCTGGCATTATTTGCGGGCGGACTGTTTTTGTTTACGCGCATGGGCGGCGAATTTATCCCCAACCTGGAAGAGGGTGACTATGCGATTGAGTTCGGTTTGCCCCAGGGCACATCGCTGGCACAGACCATCGAGACGGCGTTCCAGGCGGAAAAAATACTGCGTTCGTTTCCCGAGGTAAAAATGGTGGTGGGCAAAACCGGCTCTGCAGATGTGGCCACAGATCCCATGCCCATGAACGCATCCGACCTGATCGTTGTTATGAAGGACAAGCGGGAATGGACCACCACGAAAGACTATTCCGAAATGGCGGAGCTGATGAAGACAAAACTGGAAACAATACCCGGTGTTATTGCCGAGCCCAGTCAGCCGATACAAATGCGTTTTAATGAACTGATGACGGGCATCAAACAGGATGTGGCCGTAAAGATCTTTGGAGAACACCTGGACACCCTGCTGGAGCAGGCCCAAAAGGTTACCAGGGCCATCAGCAAGATCAAAGGCGTATCTGCTCCCCAGATCGAGCGCATTGCCGGCCTCCCGCAGATCACGATTGAATACGACCGCGCGCGCATTGCCAGTTATGGATTGAATATTGCCGCCATCAATGAGGTGGTAACCACCGCCTTTGCCGGCACCGCAGCCGGTGTGATCTTTGAGAACGAGCGAAAATTTGACCTGGTGGTACGTGTAGACAGTGCCTACCGGAATTCACTCGAAAGCGTGGCGGCGCTGTTTGTACCAACTCCCGCGGGACACCAGGTACCACTTTCGGAGCTGGCAGCCGTCCGTTTTAAAGAAGGGCCGGCGCAGATCACCAGAGAAGACGCCAAACGCCGGATCGTAATCGGGTTTAATGTACGTAACCGGGATGTGGAAAGCGTAGTGGAAGAGATACAGCAATTGCTGAAACAACCCCGCTTCCGGTTGCCTACAGGCTATTATACCACGTTTGGCGGTACGTTTCAAAACCTGAAAGAAGCCTCAGCCCGCCTGCAGATCGCCGTTCCCGTGGCACTGCTCCTCATATGCGCCCTGTTGTATTTTACCTTCCATTCAGTCAAACAGGCCCTGCTGATCTTCACGGCCATCCCATTAAGCGCCATCGGCGGCATTGGCGCCCTGGCCTTACGGGGTATGCCCTTCAGCATCTCCGCCGGCGTAGGCTTTATTGCCCTGTTTGGCGTAGCCGTACTCAACGGAATTGTATTGGTAGGTACGTTCAACCAGTTAAAGGCGGAAGGGGTGCAAAACATCTACCAGCGTGTGATCAACGGTGCCATGGCGCGCCTGCGGCCCGTGCTCATGACGGCTGCTGTTGCTTCCCTCGGCTTTTTACCCATGGCACTCAGCCAGGGCGCCGGAGCCGAGGTGCAGCGTCCCCTCGCTACAGTGGTAATCGGCGGGCTGATCTCCGCCACCCTGCTTACCTTGATCGTGCTGCCCTGTCTCTACCTCCTGTTCAACGGCAGGGAAACCACAAGCAGCGCTGCGCCGGTTGGTGCCGCGCCATCCGTTAATCCTGAAAATTAA
- a CDS encoding DUF6660 family protein, with amino-acid sequence MKWFLFLFGFYLLSLTAVPCSDDGDACTGSDAGITLQTASNHTHTTEHCTPLCLCNCCSSVVAKIPLAPAVNPGALMPAGFKTALYADQYLAGFKVPVWQPPKPLC; translated from the coding sequence ATGAAATGGTTCCTGTTTCTTTTTGGGTTTTACCTGTTATCGCTTACCGCCGTTCCCTGTTCGGATGACGGGGATGCCTGTACCGGCAGCGATGCAGGTATCACGCTTCAAACAGCTTCCAATCATACACACACCACAGAACATTGCACGCCTCTCTGTTTGTGCAATTGCTGTAGTTCTGTTGTGGCGAAAATCCCCCTGGCGCCGGCCGTTAACCCCGGGGCCCTGATGCCCGCCGGTTTTAAAACCGCTCTTTATGCAGACCAGTACCTTGCCGGTTTTAAAGTTCCGGTCTGGCAGCCACCCAAACCTCTTTGCTGA
- a CDS encoding patatin-like phospholipase family protein, with protein sequence MSLFPFRKKQKTIGLTLSGGGMRGVAHIGVLKALEEFGLKPRVISGSSAGAIIGAFYAAGFSPQQMQDIAIKTSFFSRSSFRLGTTGIFNTLFLQRIFKESFSDDNFNVLKTPLYVAATEITNGRTEYFSDGKLFQALLASASIPYIFPPIRIGNKVYMDGGILNNFPIEPIYNKCDVLIGSHVNSLMYDDMQKISARKVFDRVVHLAIGKSVYSKAHACDLFFDPPGMTQFSLFDKKGIPQMLEITYKNAVQVLEEKGYRRQG encoded by the coding sequence ATGAGCCTCTTTCCGTTTCGAAAAAAACAAAAAACTATTGGCCTTACCCTTTCCGGCGGCGGCATGCGCGGTGTGGCGCACATCGGTGTATTAAAAGCACTGGAAGAGTTTGGCCTCAAACCCCGCGTGATATCCGGAAGCAGCGCGGGTGCCATTATCGGGGCCTTCTACGCAGCCGGCTTCTCGCCGCAACAAATGCAGGATATCGCAATAAAAACCTCCTTTTTTTCGAGGTCTTCTTTCCGCCTGGGTACTACCGGCATTTTTAATACCCTTTTTTTGCAGCGGATCTTTAAAGAATCATTTTCCGACGACAACTTTAACGTGCTCAAAACGCCGTTGTATGTTGCAGCAACAGAAATCACCAACGGCAGAACGGAATATTTCTCGGATGGAAAACTCTTCCAGGCCCTGCTGGCGTCGGCGAGCATCCCCTATATCTTTCCTCCCATCCGGATCGGCAATAAAGTATACATGGACGGAGGCATCCTCAACAACTTCCCCATCGAACCCATTTACAACAAATGTGATGTGCTGATCGGCTCCCATGTAAACTCATTGATGTACGACGATATGCAAAAGATAAGCGCCCGCAAGGTGTTCGACCGGGTGGTGCACCTGGCAATCGGGAAGTCTGTCTATTCCAAGGCCCATGCCTGCGACCTGTTCTTTGATCCGCCCGGCATGACCCAATTCAGCCTTTTCGACAAAAAGGGTATCCCGCAGATGCTCGAAATCACTTATAAAAACGCCGTGCAGGTGCTGGAGGAAAAAGGATACAGGAGGCAGGGTTGA
- a CDS encoding ABC transporter ATP-binding protein, which produces MKHLGALGKYFWKYRVRLGAGILFVALSNYFNVLSPQLMRFIVNYVDQSLTLTGSTHLAEARGYDVLVRKIVEWVTGFSSIAQVVLIASIIILVMALLRGFFMFLMRQTIIVMSRHIEYDQKNEVYTQYQRLDSLFFKQHTIGDLMNRIAEDVSRVRIFTGPAIMYIVNLVTVIVLSVFFMVQSSLELTIYVLIPLPVLAVIIYFVNSNIHKKSERIQAALSDLTTNAQESYSGIRVIKSFVQENAMFRFFAVNSEQYRKNAIALARVEAIYFPSIQLLIGISTLFTIMIGGLYYIHHEHNITLGTIVEFIVYVNMLTFPVSAIGLTASMVQRAAASQKRLNEFLDIVPEIKNETGATPVPLDGTIAFHNVHFTYPDTGIRALQQFDLELRKGEKIAITGKTGSGKTTVAQLLLRMYDTNEGTIVMHNRNIRDMDVFSLREQIAYVPQDVFLFSDTVENNIRFGKPGATRAEVVAAAEIAGVAGEIDGFEKGYDTMIGERGVTLSGGQKQRISIARALIKESALVIFDDSLSAVDAKTEKEIMGRLNEYLEEKTAIIITHRVFSLLSFDRIIVLDEGRIAEQGSHEALMKIPGGFYARLYQRQQMGLGAEEAG; this is translated from the coding sequence ATGAAGCACTTAGGCGCGCTGGGAAAATATTTCTGGAAGTATCGGGTACGGTTGGGAGCGGGTATTCTTTTTGTGGCCTTGTCCAATTACTTCAACGTATTGTCGCCCCAGCTGATGCGTTTTATTGTCAACTATGTCGATCAGTCGCTGACGCTTACCGGAAGCACGCATCTTGCAGAAGCGCGGGGTTATGATGTACTGGTGCGGAAGATTGTTGAGTGGGTCACGGGATTCAGCAGCATTGCACAGGTGGTGTTGATTGCCAGCATTATCATCCTGGTTATGGCCTTGCTGCGGGGCTTTTTTATGTTCCTGATGCGGCAAACCATTATTGTAATGAGCCGCCACATCGAATATGACCAGAAAAATGAAGTATATACCCAGTATCAGCGGCTGGACAGCCTTTTTTTTAAACAGCATACCATCGGTGACCTGATGAACCGGATTGCGGAAGATGTAAGCCGGGTACGCATCTTCACCGGGCCGGCGATTATGTATATCGTAAACCTGGTTACCGTTATTGTACTCAGCGTGTTTTTTATGGTACAAAGCAGCCTGGAGCTGACGATCTACGTGCTCATTCCCTTGCCCGTGCTGGCGGTGATCATTTATTTTGTAAACAGCAATATTCATAAAAAAAGCGAACGGATCCAGGCCGCCCTGTCGGACCTGACCACCAATGCCCAGGAGTCCTATTCCGGGATCCGGGTAATCAAATCCTTCGTACAGGAAAATGCTATGTTCCGCTTTTTCGCCGTTAACAGTGAACAATACCGGAAAAATGCCATTGCGCTGGCCCGGGTGGAAGCCATTTACTTTCCTTCCATTCAGCTGCTGATCGGTATCAGCACCCTGTTTACCATTATGATCGGCGGGCTTTATTACATCCATCATGAGCACAACATCACCCTGGGTACCATCGTGGAATTTATTGTGTATGTAAACATGCTCACTTTCCCTGTAAGTGCCATCGGGCTAACGGCCAGCATGGTTCAGCGGGCTGCGGCGTCCCAGAAGCGGCTCAATGAGTTCCTGGATATTGTACCGGAGATAAAGAATGAAACCGGCGCCACACCGGTTCCGCTCGACGGAACAATCGCTTTCCACAATGTTCATTTTACATATCCCGATACCGGGATCCGGGCTTTGCAGCAGTTCGACCTGGAGCTCCGGAAAGGAGAGAAGATTGCCATAACAGGAAAAACCGGCAGCGGTAAAACAACGGTTGCGCAGCTGCTGCTGCGGATGTATGATACCAATGAAGGCACCATCGTCATGCATAACCGGAATATCCGGGATATGGATGTTTTCTCACTGCGGGAGCAGATTGCGTATGTGCCCCAGGATGTGTTCTTATTCAGCGATACCGTGGAAAATAATATCCGGTTCGGGAAGCCCGGTGCTACAAGGGCCGAAGTGGTTGCTGCAGCTGAAATTGCGGGTGTGGCGGGTGAAATAGACGGGTTTGAAAAAGGATACGACACGATGATCGGGGAACGCGGGGTTACCCTCAGCGGCGGACAGAAGCAACGGATTTCTATTGCAAGGGCCCTGATCAAGGAATCGGCGTTGGTTATTTTTGATGATTCGCTGAGCGCAGTAGATGCCAAAACAGAAAAGGAGATCATGGGCCGGCTGAATGAATACCTGGAGGAGAAAACCGCAATCATCATCACACACCGGGTATTTTCCCTGCTTTCTTTCGACAGGATTATTGTATTGGATGAAGGCCGCATTGCCGAACAGGGTTCTCATGAAGCACTGATGAAAATCCCCGGAGGGTTTTATGCCCGGTTGTACCAGCGACAGCAAATGGGACTGGGCGCGGAGGAGGCCGGCTGA
- a CDS encoding DUF3276 family protein: MENEHNDRKLESIYSKRLRAGKRRTYFFDVRSTKGNDYYLTITESRKRFDDNGYDRHKVFLYKEDFNKFLKALNEAIDYVKTDLMPDFNFDAFNHEDYDEEGGPVAYQPAPVAAPAAPPATPDEAAPAAPVTAEKAEEVHTPASQDDAPASGTHEEVEKW; encoded by the coding sequence GTGGAGAACGAGCATAACGATCGTAAATTGGAGAGCATCTACAGCAAGAGACTCCGTGCCGGAAAAAGAAGGACCTACTTCTTTGACGTAAGGTCTACGAAGGGAAATGACTATTACCTTACTATTACAGAAAGCCGCAAGCGTTTTGATGATAACGGGTATGACCGTCATAAAGTGTTCCTGTACAAAGAGGATTTTAATAAGTTCCTGAAAGCATTGAATGAGGCCATCGATTATGTAAAAACAGACCTGATGCCCGATTTTAACTTTGATGCATTCAATCATGAAGATTATGATGAAGAGGGTGGCCCCGTAGCGTACCAGCCGGCTCCTGTTGCCGCTCCCGCTGCACCGCCGGCAACGCCGGATGAAGCGGCGCCTGCAGCACCTGTTACTGCTGAAAAAGCGGAGGAGGTGCATACGCCTGCTTCACAGGACGATGCTCCTGCTTCCGGTACTCATGAAGAGGTGGAAAAATGGTAA